A single window of Sandaracinaceae bacterium DNA harbors:
- the tsaB gene encoding tRNA (adenosine(37)-N6)-threonylcarbamoyltransferase complex dimerization subunit type 1 TsaB — MNVLALDTSTELGSVAVMGDGELRSEITARVRAKHGETLLPLIEEALRLAKVDKAALGLIAVGLGPGSFTGTRVGVATAKGLAVALGLPMIGVVSLRAMALGAAAPLVLAAADAHKGEVYAALYARVGDTLETRIAPFHAPPEDALAQLGTLAPGAVACGSALRRYPERFADRLGAELLPASFDAPRGALIALEAVERFERDGADDAREMEPLYVRPSDAELPG, encoded by the coding sequence GTGAACGTGCTCGCGCTGGACACCTCGACGGAGCTCGGCTCGGTGGCCGTCATGGGCGACGGGGAGCTCCGGAGCGAGATCACCGCGCGGGTCCGCGCCAAGCACGGCGAGACCCTGTTGCCGTTGATCGAGGAGGCGCTCCGCCTGGCCAAGGTCGACAAGGCCGCGCTGGGGCTCATCGCCGTCGGGCTGGGGCCCGGCAGCTTCACCGGCACCCGCGTCGGCGTCGCCACGGCCAAGGGCCTCGCGGTCGCGCTCGGCTTGCCCATGATCGGCGTCGTCAGCCTCCGCGCCATGGCCCTCGGCGCCGCGGCGCCCCTCGTCCTCGCCGCGGCCGACGCGCACAAGGGTGAGGTCTACGCCGCCCTCTACGCGCGCGTGGGGGACACGCTCGAGACGCGGATCGCGCCCTTCCACGCCCCGCCCGAAGACGCCCTCGCCCAGCTCGGGACCCTCGCGCCGGGCGCGGTGGCCTGCGGGAGCGCGCTGCGCCGCTACCCGGAGCGCTTCGCCGACCGGCTCGGCGCCGAGCTCCTCCCGGCGAGCTTCGACGCGCCGCGGGGGGCGCTCATCGCGCTCGAGGCCGTGGAGCGCTTCGAGAGGGATGGAGCGGACGACGCCAGGGAGATGGAGCCCCTCTACGTCCGCCCCTCCGACGCCGAGCTCCCCGGCTGA
- the miaE gene encoding tRNA isopentenyl-2-thiomethyl-A-37 hydroxylase MiaE, with the protein MLGLLTPTNPDWVEAVEDDLDGLMSDHAHCELKAAQSALSLVARFGGEAPEIVAPLLSLAKEETGHFDQVHRRMESRGTKLDLPEADGYVNALRRAVRTDHGAYPLMLDRLLVNALIEGRSCERFQLLSEKLNNAALREFYRDLMESEARHHRLFTRLAEDRFGRETTRSRLADLAGREAQVVAALPLSATVHG; encoded by the coding sequence GTGCTCGGCCTTTTGACACCGACGAACCCCGACTGGGTCGAGGCCGTGGAGGATGACCTCGACGGGCTCATGTCGGACCACGCGCACTGTGAGCTGAAGGCCGCGCAGTCGGCGCTCTCGCTCGTCGCGCGCTTCGGCGGAGAGGCCCCGGAGATCGTCGCGCCGCTCCTGTCGCTGGCGAAGGAAGAGACCGGCCACTTCGACCAAGTGCACCGACGCATGGAAAGTCGTGGCACGAAGCTGGACCTTCCCGAGGCAGACGGGTACGTCAATGCCCTGCGCCGCGCAGTTCGAACCGATCACGGCGCCTACCCGCTCATGCTGGATCGCCTCCTCGTCAACGCGCTCATCGAAGGCCGCTCCTGTGAGCGCTTCCAACTCCTCTCGGAGAAGCTGAACAATGCGGCGCTCCGGGAGTTCTACCGGGACCTGATGGAGAGCGAAGCCCGACACCACCGCCTGTTCACGCGCCTCGCCGAGGATCGCTTCGGTCGCGAGACGACCCGGTCCCGGCTGGCCGACCTCGCCGGGCGCGAGGCGCAGGTGGTCGCCGCCCTCCCCCTCAGCGCGACGGTGCACGGATGA
- the lepB gene encoding signal peptidase I, with amino-acid sequence MSRRRPSEAAAPAETVEEDRWEKVKANTKTIGGAVLLALFIRIVLFEAFEIDGPSMEPTLLHGDRVVVAKFLYGLFLPFTNEAVATWGMPEPGDVVIVRSPADNIDIVKRVIGVPGDVIEIRDDVVYRNGEPLRHGREACRDDYGNVLDDECVWYVEGIGDHDWHTSTASYEVPDSAAEQEVPPGHIFVLGDHRNRSNDSRNPHVGMIPVERVKGRALAIYWSNDTHVRWNRIFDGIE; translated from the coding sequence ATGAGCCGGCGTCGCCCCTCCGAGGCCGCCGCGCCCGCCGAGACGGTCGAGGAAGATCGCTGGGAGAAGGTGAAGGCGAACACCAAGACGATCGGCGGCGCCGTGCTGCTGGCGCTCTTCATCCGCATCGTCCTGTTCGAGGCGTTCGAGATCGACGGCCCGTCCATGGAGCCGACCCTCCTGCACGGCGATCGCGTGGTCGTCGCGAAGTTCCTCTACGGCCTCTTCCTCCCGTTCACCAACGAGGCGGTCGCCACCTGGGGCATGCCCGAGCCCGGCGACGTGGTCATCGTGCGCAGCCCGGCCGACAACATCGACATCGTCAAGCGCGTGATCGGCGTGCCCGGGGACGTCATCGAGATCCGGGACGACGTCGTCTACCGCAACGGCGAGCCTCTCCGGCACGGGCGCGAGGCCTGCCGCGACGACTACGGCAACGTGCTGGACGACGAGTGCGTCTGGTACGTCGAGGGCATCGGGGACCACGACTGGCACACCAGCACCGCGTCCTACGAGGTGCCCGACAGCGCGGCCGAGCAAGAGGTGCCGCCCGGCCACATCTTCGTGCTCGGCGACCACCGAAACCGCAGCAACGACAGCCGCAACCCGCACGTGGGCATGATCCCGGTCGAGCGGGTCAAGGGCCGCGCCCTGGCGATCTACTGGTCCAACGACACCCACGTGCGCTGGAACCGGATCTTCGACGGCATCGAATAG
- a CDS encoding radical SAM protein — translation MASMDDLRAQVRMRLADEVGTIGAEAPEKVALVYPSPYAAGMSSLGFQQIYRTVNETPGRCAERAFLPDDLEAHHGTALFTYESGRPVGDFPVLALSVAFELELAGVIQVLELSGLSPLAEERPRNAPFVLMGGPLTFSNPLPLAPYADAILMGEADETVHQALDILFACQDKEEAKTTLAREIPSCFVPDLHGDDMPDVAKCDVNLLPAYAAIRTPHTELRDMFLLEAERGCHRQCAYCVMRRSTNGGMRLVSMERILELIPEDASRVGLVGAAVSDHPKIADIVETLADQGRQVGLSSLRPDRLNDRFVGALKRAGYRTLTTASDGASQRLRDSMQRKAREKHLERAAALARAHGMKRLKLYMMVGLPDETEADIDELVLLGTELSKIVPLSLGIAPFVAKRNTPLDGHEFAGIKAVQRRLKRLRRGLKGRVDLRATSARWAWVEYMLAQGGRAEGKAVLDALKRGGSFRDYERAFSALPSQRPRRSLAVVA, via the coding sequence ATGGCCAGCATGGACGATCTGCGCGCCCAGGTGCGCATGCGCCTCGCGGACGAGGTGGGCACGATCGGCGCCGAGGCGCCCGAGAAGGTCGCCCTCGTCTACCCGAGCCCCTATGCGGCCGGGATGAGCTCGCTCGGCTTCCAGCAGATCTACCGCACCGTCAACGAGACGCCCGGCCGCTGCGCGGAGCGCGCGTTCTTGCCCGACGACCTCGAGGCGCACCACGGCACGGCGCTCTTCACCTACGAGTCCGGCCGGCCCGTCGGTGACTTCCCGGTCCTCGCCCTGAGCGTGGCCTTCGAGCTGGAGCTCGCCGGGGTCATCCAGGTGCTCGAGCTGTCGGGCCTGTCGCCGCTCGCGGAGGAGCGCCCCCGCAACGCGCCCTTCGTCCTGATGGGCGGGCCGCTGACCTTCTCGAACCCGCTCCCGCTCGCGCCCTACGCCGACGCCATCCTGATGGGCGAGGCGGACGAGACGGTCCACCAGGCCCTCGACATCCTCTTCGCCTGCCAGGACAAGGAGGAGGCCAAGACCACGCTCGCGCGCGAGATCCCGAGCTGCTTCGTGCCCGATCTGCACGGCGACGACATGCCCGACGTCGCCAAGTGCGACGTGAACCTCCTGCCCGCCTACGCCGCGATCCGCACGCCCCACACGGAGCTGCGCGACATGTTCCTGCTCGAGGCGGAGCGCGGCTGCCACCGTCAGTGCGCCTACTGCGTGATGCGGCGCTCGACGAACGGCGGCATGCGCCTCGTCTCCATGGAGCGGATCCTCGAGCTCATCCCCGAGGACGCGTCGCGCGTGGGGCTGGTCGGTGCCGCGGTGAGCGACCACCCGAAGATCGCGGACATCGTCGAGACGCTCGCCGACCAGGGGCGACAGGTGGGGCTCTCCTCGCTCCGCCCCGATCGCCTCAACGATCGGTTCGTGGGCGCGCTGAAGCGGGCCGGCTATCGCACGCTCACCACCGCCAGCGACGGGGCCAGCCAGCGCCTGCGCGACTCGATGCAGCGCAAGGCGCGCGAGAAGCACCTGGAGCGAGCCGCCGCGCTCGCCCGCGCGCACGGGATGAAGCGCCTGAAGCTCTACATGATGGTGGGGCTGCCGGACGAGACCGAGGCGGACATCGACGAGCTGGTCCTGCTCGGCACCGAGCTGTCGAAGATCGTGCCGCTCAGCCTCGGCATCGCGCCCTTCGTGGCCAAGCGGAACACGCCATTGGACGGCCACGAGTTCGCGGGCATCAAGGCGGTGCAACGGCGGCTGAAGCGGCTCCGGCGTGGCCTGAAGGGGCGCGTCGATCTCCGCGCCACGAGCGCGCGCTGGGCCTGGGTCGAGTACATGCTGGCGCAGGGCGGTCGCGCCGAAGGCAAGGCCGTGCTCGACGCGCTGAAGCGGGGAGGCTCGTTCCGTGACTACGAGCGCGCGTTCAGCGCCCTACCCTCCCAGCGCCCCCGCCGCAGCCTCGCGGTCGTCGCCTGA
- a CDS encoding response regulator codes for MTEDRKPAYLSSRWSGPGTPRLLLVDDDEVMRRSSVRFLSRAGFQVVSAESGRDALALLRAREAIDVAVIDLEMPGMDGVELMRGILEVRPELPMGLWSASQRLDELTTEELAPAWFVIHKMRPIGELVQAVCHAVYGRRSMRSEEGGSEQGVNGKAQTTTGSGGMSARAPLQSGWHRRRSVLDDIDRALTGR; via the coding sequence ATGACCGAAGATCGCAAGCCTGCCTACCTATCCTCCCGCTGGAGCGGGCCAGGTACGCCACGTCTACTGTTGGTGGACGACGATGAAGTGATGCGCAGGAGCTCCGTGCGCTTCTTGAGCCGCGCCGGGTTCCAGGTGGTGAGCGCCGAGTCCGGCCGAGACGCCCTCGCGCTGCTGCGCGCCAGAGAGGCGATCGACGTCGCCGTGATCGACCTCGAGATGCCGGGCATGGACGGAGTCGAGCTGATGCGAGGCATCCTCGAGGTCCGCCCGGAGCTGCCGATGGGGCTCTGGTCGGCGAGCCAGCGTCTCGACGAGCTCACCACGGAGGAGCTGGCCCCGGCCTGGTTCGTCATCCACAAGATGCGGCCCATCGGCGAGCTGGTTCAGGCGGTCTGCCACGCGGTGTACGGGCGCCGCTCGATGCGCAGCGAGGAGGGTGGCTCCGAGCAAGGCGTGAACGGCAAGGCGCAGACGACGACCGGCAGCGGCGGCATGAGCGCGCGCGCCCCGCTCCAGTCGGGCTGGCACCG